A single region of the Austwickia chelonae genome encodes:
- a CDS encoding multicopper oxidase domain-containing protein produces MTALHDRRHWPLRDRPALAWLVFAAVLAFAHRWVPDARWLMVHAVTIGALTHAIMVWSVHFTQALLKTPDTIDPRRHQSARLLLLLGGTIGVIAGMPHQLWWLVLTGATLISTAVIWHGHALVSRLRAALPGRFRVTVHYYLAASICMPLGAGLGVWIAHGVTEEWRGRILLAHTAIMVLGWVGLTVTGTLLTLWPTMLRTRIDARAEKWAHQALPALVATLSVIAAGALTGQRWVAFAGVLGYLLAWSWTGRALLRPARQAPPRHFATWSATAAICWFVGTLVVIAATLATSTEWARLPGKYTLITPALVVGFGVQLLTGALAHLVPVVIGGGARAVRAAQAEFDRFAAARVVIVNSGLLLCLLPVPSWVRVTCSVLVLLALMFFLPATFRAFRAGQRAKDEPGPALRAPLPPLPGIYSPAQLVAAACAIVLAVTVGVAVDPTAAGITASGLTGGSSATGQTTRVRVETKEMKFFPSTIDVPRGNRLEVELVNLDQGMTHDLVLDNGAHSRRLDPGDTQVLDAGVIDKNTEGWCSIVGHRQMGMVLSVRATGLGPDQLAARDGIARGGPSAASSPAAQAPGGHGHGGTPGGPRLGQKADDDFRAVKAELSPLTDEKIRRHTFTVEEVELEVSPGVKQKRWTFNGAVPGPTLHGRIGDVFEITLVNKGTMGHSIDFHAGDIAPDQPMRTIAPGESLLYRFTANRAGIWMYHCSTMPMATHIAAGMHGAVVIEPEGLPQVDRSYVLVQSEVFVDGDGTTAKEIDAGAVAAEKPSAVVFNGIANQYDARPLPAKVGDRVRFWVVDVGPNRPTSFHVVGGQFDTVYFEGAYQLRNGHGPGTPGFAAASAAPGGDSREGARGPGGSQALGLQAAQGGFVEMTPKEAGHYAFVSHIMVDAERGAHGVLKVSP; encoded by the coding sequence ATGACCGCCTTGCACGACCGCCGCCACTGGCCGTTGCGTGACCGTCCCGCCCTGGCCTGGCTGGTCTTCGCCGCCGTACTGGCCTTCGCCCACCGCTGGGTGCCCGACGCCCGCTGGCTGATGGTGCACGCCGTGACCATCGGCGCGCTCACCCACGCCATCATGGTGTGGAGCGTCCATTTCACCCAGGCGTTGTTGAAGACCCCGGACACCATCGACCCTCGTCGACACCAATCGGCGCGTCTGCTCCTGCTGCTCGGCGGCACCATCGGCGTGATCGCCGGGATGCCACACCAGCTGTGGTGGCTCGTCCTCACCGGCGCGACACTGATCTCCACAGCCGTGATCTGGCACGGCCACGCCCTCGTCTCCCGGCTGCGCGCCGCACTGCCCGGACGCTTCCGGGTCACCGTCCACTACTACCTGGCCGCGTCGATCTGCATGCCGCTCGGAGCCGGCCTGGGCGTCTGGATCGCCCACGGCGTCACCGAGGAATGGCGCGGACGGATCCTGCTGGCCCACACCGCGATCATGGTGCTCGGCTGGGTCGGACTCACCGTCACCGGGACGCTGCTGACCCTGTGGCCGACGATGCTGCGCACCCGGATCGACGCCCGCGCCGAGAAATGGGCCCACCAGGCTCTACCCGCCTTGGTGGCTACGCTGTCCGTGATCGCTGCCGGTGCGCTCACCGGACAGCGGTGGGTAGCCTTCGCCGGTGTCCTCGGCTACCTCCTGGCCTGGAGTTGGACGGGCCGGGCCCTGCTGCGTCCCGCCCGGCAGGCTCCACCACGTCATTTCGCGACCTGGTCGGCCACCGCCGCGATCTGCTGGTTCGTCGGCACCCTCGTCGTCATCGCGGCCACCCTGGCCACATCGACCGAATGGGCGCGGCTGCCAGGCAAGTACACGCTGATCACTCCGGCGCTGGTCGTCGGTTTCGGAGTACAACTGCTCACCGGGGCCCTGGCCCACCTGGTGCCGGTCGTCATCGGCGGTGGGGCCCGCGCCGTCCGCGCCGCGCAAGCCGAGTTCGACCGGTTCGCCGCGGCCAGAGTCGTCATCGTGAACAGCGGTCTGCTGCTGTGCCTCCTTCCGGTGCCCAGCTGGGTACGAGTCACCTGTTCCGTCCTCGTCCTCCTGGCCTTGATGTTCTTCCTCCCGGCGACCTTCCGCGCCTTCCGGGCCGGACAACGGGCCAAGGACGAGCCCGGCCCCGCGCTGCGTGCCCCGCTGCCGCCGCTTCCGGGCATCTACTCCCCCGCTCAGCTGGTCGCCGCCGCCTGCGCGATCGTCCTGGCCGTCACCGTCGGAGTGGCCGTCGACCCGACCGCGGCCGGGATCACCGCCTCCGGGCTCACCGGCGGGTCATCCGCCACCGGGCAGACCACCCGGGTCCGGGTAGAGACCAAGGAGATGAAGTTCTTCCCGTCCACGATCGACGTGCCACGCGGCAACCGCTTGGAGGTCGAGCTGGTCAACCTCGACCAAGGGATGACCCACGACCTGGTCCTCGACAACGGTGCCCACAGCCGACGGCTCGACCCGGGCGACACCCAGGTCCTGGATGCCGGAGTCATCGACAAGAACACCGAAGGCTGGTGCAGCATCGTCGGCCACCGGCAGATGGGCATGGTGCTCTCCGTCCGGGCGACCGGTCTCGGACCCGACCAGCTCGCAGCCCGTGACGGGATCGCCCGCGGCGGGCCGTCCGCGGCGTCCTCCCCGGCAGCACAGGCCCCAGGAGGACATGGGCACGGTGGGACGCCGGGCGGGCCACGTCTGGGGCAGAAAGCCGACGACGACTTCCGCGCGGTGAAGGCTGAGCTGTCCCCGCTCACCGACGAGAAGATCCGCAGGCACACCTTCACCGTCGAAGAGGTCGAGCTGGAGGTCTCCCCGGGGGTCAAACAGAAACGCTGGACCTTCAACGGCGCGGTACCCGGCCCGACCCTGCACGGCCGGATCGGGGACGTCTTCGAGATCACCCTGGTCAACAAGGGCACGATGGGGCATTCCATCGACTTCCACGCCGGAGACATCGCCCCCGACCAGCCGATGCGCACCATCGCCCCCGGAGAAAGCCTGCTCTACCGGTTCACCGCGAACCGGGCCGGGATCTGGATGTACCACTGCTCGACCATGCCGATGGCCACCCATATCGCCGCCGGCATGCACGGCGCCGTCGTCATCGAACCCGAAGGACTGCCGCAGGTCGACCGCAGTTACGTCCTGGTGCAGTCGGAAGTCTTCGTCGACGGGGACGGAACCACCGCCAAGGAGATCGACGCCGGCGCCGTTGCCGCGGAGAAACCGTCGGCCGTCGTCTTCAACGGCATCGCCAACCAGTACGACGCCCGCCCGCTGCCGGCCAAGGTCGGCGACCGGGTCCGGTTCTGGGTAGTGGACGTCGGGCCGAACCGGCCGACCAGTTTCCATGTCGTCGGAGGCCAGTTCGACACCGTCTACTTCGAGGGCGCCTACCAGCTACGGAACGGCCACGGCCCGGGCACACCAGGCTTCGCCGCCGCATCCGCTGCCCCGGGCGGCGACTCCCGGGAGGGCGCCCGCGGCCCTGGCGGTTCACAAGCCCTGGGTCTGCAAGCCGCACAGGGCGGATTCGTGGAGATGACCCCCAAGGAAGCCGGCCATTACGCCTTCGTCTCGCACATCATGGTCGACGCCGAGCGCGGCGCCCACGGCGTGCTGAAGGTGAGTCCCTGA
- the fumC gene encoding class II fumarate hydratase: MSTTRTETDSMGQIEVPADRHWGAQTQRSLGNFDIGRDTFVWGRPIVRALGLLKKSAAQANAELGELSLTDEQVAAVVQAADEVVRGELDADFPLVVFQTGSGTQSNMNANEVISNRAIEILGGQMGSKTPVHPNDHVNRGQSSNDTFPTAMYVAVALELRERLYAPVSDLRDTLADKADEFAEIVKVGRTHLQDATPVTLGQEIGGWVRQLDFALEQVCHAETGVHALAIGGTAVGTGLNAHPEFGALTAAKLAEHTGIPFVRSENSFASLSAHDELVAVSASLRTLAMSLMKIANDVRWLASGPRNGIGEITIPENEPGSSIMPGKVNPTQCEALTMVATRVFGNDATVGFAGSQGNFELNVYKPVMAHAVLESIRLIADACASFREHCAVGIEPHRERIAANLESNLMVVTALNGHIGYDKAAAIAKKAHKEGTSLREAAVASGHVTEAEFDAWVVPIDMTHS; encoded by the coding sequence GTGAGCACGACACGTACCGAAACGGATTCGATGGGGCAGATCGAGGTCCCCGCAGATCGGCATTGGGGTGCGCAGACTCAGCGCAGCCTGGGCAATTTCGACATCGGCCGCGACACCTTCGTATGGGGTCGACCGATCGTCCGGGCGCTGGGGCTGCTGAAGAAGTCCGCCGCTCAGGCCAATGCGGAACTCGGCGAGCTCTCCCTCACCGATGAGCAGGTCGCTGCGGTCGTCCAGGCCGCCGACGAGGTCGTCCGAGGTGAATTGGACGCCGATTTCCCCTTGGTCGTCTTCCAGACGGGCAGCGGCACCCAGTCCAACATGAACGCCAACGAGGTGATCTCCAACCGTGCCATCGAGATCCTCGGCGGGCAGATGGGCAGCAAGACCCCGGTACATCCCAATGACCATGTCAACCGAGGCCAGTCCAGCAATGACACCTTCCCCACAGCGATGTACGTCGCCGTCGCCCTGGAGCTGCGCGAACGGTTGTACGCACCGGTGTCGGACCTGAGAGACACCTTGGCCGACAAGGCTGACGAGTTCGCCGAGATCGTCAAAGTGGGGCGTACTCATTTGCAGGACGCCACCCCGGTCACTCTCGGGCAGGAGATCGGCGGATGGGTACGCCAGCTGGACTTCGCCCTGGAGCAGGTGTGTCACGCCGAGACCGGGGTGCATGCGCTGGCGATCGGAGGCACCGCAGTGGGTACCGGGCTGAATGCGCATCCCGAGTTCGGCGCGTTGACGGCGGCGAAACTGGCCGAGCACACCGGGATACCGTTCGTCCGGTCGGAAAATTCCTTCGCCTCCTTGTCGGCCCACGACGAATTGGTGGCAGTGTCGGCGTCGCTGCGCACTCTGGCGATGTCCTTGATGAAGATCGCGAACGATGTGCGCTGGTTGGCGTCCGGGCCACGTAACGGCATCGGCGAGATCACCATCCCGGAGAACGAGCCGGGTTCGAGCATCATGCCGGGCAAGGTCAACCCGACTCAGTGCGAAGCATTGACGATGGTCGCCACCCGGGTGTTCGGTAATGACGCGACGGTCGGTTTCGCCGGCAGCCAGGGCAACTTCGAACTCAATGTGTACAAGCCGGTGATGGCGCATGCCGTCCTGGAGTCGATCAGGCTGATCGCGGACGCCTGCGCTTCTTTCCGTGAGCATTGCGCCGTCGGTATCGAACCGCACCGGGAGCGGATCGCCGCGAACCTGGAGTCGAATCTGATGGTGGTGACCGCGTTGAACGGGCACATCGGCTACGACAAGGCTGCGGCCATCGCGAAGAAGGCCCACAAGGAAGGGACCTCGCTGCGGGAGGCCGCAGTGGCGTCCGGGCATGTCACCGAGGCCGAGTTCGACGCCTGGGTGGTGCCGATCGACATGACGCACAGCTGA
- a CDS encoding ArsC/Spx/MgsR family protein, producing MTEIRMFHNTHCSKSRAALETLQDKGLDAQIVDYTKVPLTRVQLIELLGKLEDPPSALVRRDEAFAKAGLTDADVQTVDQVATVLADHPGLMERPVLVRGDRAVIGRPAERVSAFLSEE from the coding sequence ATGACCGAGATACGCATGTTCCACAACACCCACTGCAGCAAGTCACGGGCAGCCTTGGAGACCTTGCAGGACAAAGGCCTCGACGCCCAGATCGTCGATTACACGAAGGTCCCGCTGACCCGGGTGCAGCTGATCGAACTGCTCGGCAAGTTGGAGGACCCGCCGTCGGCCTTGGTACGACGCGACGAGGCTTTCGCCAAGGCCGGGCTGACCGACGCCGATGTACAGACCGTCGACCAGGTGGCCACGGTGCTGGCCGACCATCCTGGGCTGATGGAACGCCCGGTCCTGGTACGCGGCGACCGGGCCGTCATCGGCCGTCCGGCGGAACGGGTGTCGGCTTTCCTGTCCGAGGAGTGA
- a CDS encoding helix-turn-helix transcriptional regulator, whose translation MKSTPGLGPASTPLTPLGDARLRVLRALRAHQGHPSDDTPERAPSTPATAARLAEHLGLHPNGIRRHLDALNEEGLVATTTIDTGRRGRPCLGYTLTAQGDAALAGAQVLVSAAYLAMAGSFAHYVATSAEVPEREADLIGRHWGTTLARQASPSRGDTESRLIDLLDDLGFSPRRRGPRELELHTCPLLSTAQEYPEVLCRVHLGLVRGASAAYGGPGEGGDLRPFAEPGACLLRLPGQESLSVQPEPQSEPNRSRV comes from the coding sequence GTGAAAAGTACGCCCGGTCTCGGACCTGCGTCAACTCCCCTCACCCCCCTGGGCGACGCGCGCCTGCGGGTGCTGCGCGCCCTCCGCGCACACCAGGGGCACCCCTCCGACGACACCCCCGAGCGCGCCCCCAGCACACCCGCCACCGCCGCCCGCCTCGCCGAACACCTCGGCCTCCACCCCAACGGAATCCGCCGACACCTCGACGCCCTCAACGAAGAAGGACTCGTCGCCACCACCACCATCGACACCGGCCGACGCGGACGCCCCTGCCTGGGGTACACCCTCACCGCGCAAGGAGACGCCGCGCTCGCCGGTGCTCAGGTCCTGGTCAGTGCGGCCTATCTCGCCATGGCCGGTTCCTTCGCCCATTACGTGGCCACCAGCGCTGAGGTCCCCGAACGAGAAGCCGATCTGATCGGCCGCCACTGGGGTACGACACTGGCCCGGCAGGCGTCGCCTTCTCGCGGGGACACCGAGAGTCGGCTGATCGATCTACTCGACGACCTGGGGTTCTCCCCCCGGCGCCGCGGCCCCCGTGAACTCGAACTTCACACCTGCCCCCTGCTGTCCACGGCACAGGAGTACCCCGAAGTACTCTGCCGCGTGCATCTCGGGCTGGTCCGAGGCGCATCGGCGGCCTACGGCGGGCCGGGAGAAGGCGGAGACCTCCGTCCGTTCGCCGAACCAGGAGCCTGTTTGCTGCGGTTGCCCGGGCAGGAAAGCCTCAGCGTGCAGCCGGAGCCTCAGTCGGAGCCGAACAGGTCACGGGTGTAA
- a CDS encoding ABC transporter permease, which translates to MSTLLSDSLTVMRRNIIKLKRVPDLWVFTTLQPIMFVLLFGYVFGALAVAGSQGYREFMMAGIFAQTIVFGGTFTGFGMAEDMQKGVIDRFRTLPMHPGALLVGRTLSDVVTNVLSLVVMSLTGLLIGWRIRGTFTGALIAFSLMLLFSYAVSWIMAWVGLKVRAPEVVGNASFMVIFPLTFIANTFVPAQNLPTLLKTFAGWNPVSTITHAARDNLGNLNALAEAGTTEQMVRSQAEYTWALQNAEIYTLFWAVLIMVIFVPLSIRAYRKSMR; encoded by the coding sequence ATGAGCACCTTGTTGTCCGACTCGCTGACCGTGATGAGACGCAACATCATCAAACTCAAACGGGTCCCCGACCTGTGGGTGTTCACCACGCTGCAACCGATCATGTTCGTCCTGCTCTTCGGTTACGTCTTCGGCGCGCTGGCGGTCGCCGGGTCCCAGGGCTACCGCGAGTTCATGATGGCCGGGATCTTCGCGCAGACCATCGTCTTCGGCGGTACCTTCACCGGCTTCGGGATGGCCGAGGACATGCAGAAGGGCGTGATCGACCGGTTCCGCACCTTGCCCATGCACCCCGGGGCGTTGCTCGTCGGGCGCACTCTCAGCGATGTGGTCACCAATGTGCTCTCCCTGGTGGTGATGTCACTGACCGGGCTGCTCATCGGCTGGCGGATCCGCGGTACCTTCACCGGCGCCCTGATCGCCTTCTCCCTGATGCTGCTCTTCTCCTACGCGGTCAGCTGGATCATGGCCTGGGTGGGGTTGAAGGTCCGGGCACCCGAGGTCGTCGGAAATGCCTCGTTCATGGTGATCTTCCCGCTCACCTTCATCGCCAACACCTTCGTCCCCGCTCAGAACCTCCCCACCCTGCTGAAGACCTTCGCCGGCTGGAACCCGGTGTCGACCATCACCCACGCTGCCCGGGACAACCTGGGCAATCTGAATGCGCTGGCCGAAGCCGGAACCACCGAGCAGATGGTGCGGTCCCAGGCCGAGTACACGTGGGCCCTGCAGAACGCCGAGATCTACACCCTCTTCTGGGCGGTGCTGATCATGGTGATCTTCGTGCCCCTGTCCATCCGCGCCTACCGCAAGAGCATGCGTTGA
- a CDS encoding protein adenylyltransferase SelO produces the protein MTDRALPLPLDHSYARDVPSLSLRWRARPVDPSGVRLLAVNDPLAQQLGLDPQWLRSPAGLAFLTGRSSEEVPAYAQAYAGHQFGGYSPQLGDGRALLLGEVTDRRGCRQDLHLKGSGATPFARRGDGRAVVGPMLREYLVGEAMHALGVPTTRALAVVATGDPVVREGSQPGAVLCRVASSHLRVGTFQYAAALGDPGVLRALADHASARHHRSAAEAENPYLALYSAVVRAQAELVAAWMGVGFVHGVLNTDNVAISGEGLDYGPCAFMDVCDPATVFSSIDQGGRYAYGSQPGVTQWNLARLGEALLPLIDESAEAAVESATEVLKSFTDSYRDAFTGVMAAKLGVPAGALAGSASAGTGLVEETISVLTTHRVDFTSFFRGLCTGTARELFDDPGAYDRWAARRDALRSGPVDDEQVQASMSRANPVYIPRNHRVEEVLAAAAEDDLAPFERLLAAVTRPFEERPELVDLAGPGPVGGPPHVTFCGT, from the coding sequence ATGACCGACCGCGCTCTGCCTCTCCCCCTCGACCATTCCTATGCGCGCGATGTGCCCTCGCTGTCGCTGCGGTGGCGTGCTCGGCCGGTCGACCCGTCCGGTGTGCGTCTGCTCGCGGTCAACGATCCGTTGGCGCAGCAGTTGGGGCTCGACCCCCAGTGGTTGCGTAGCCCGGCGGGCCTGGCTTTCCTGACCGGACGGTCCTCCGAGGAGGTCCCGGCGTATGCCCAGGCCTATGCGGGGCACCAGTTCGGAGGGTATTCGCCGCAGTTGGGTGACGGGCGCGCTTTGCTGCTCGGTGAGGTGACCGACCGGCGCGGGTGTCGGCAGGACCTGCATCTGAAGGGGTCGGGGGCGACGCCGTTCGCCCGGCGGGGTGACGGGCGGGCCGTGGTGGGTCCGATGTTGCGGGAATATCTGGTCGGTGAGGCCATGCATGCCTTGGGCGTGCCGACGACTCGGGCGTTGGCGGTGGTGGCGACGGGTGATCCGGTGGTTCGGGAGGGCTCTCAGCCGGGTGCGGTGCTCTGCCGGGTGGCGTCCTCGCATCTGCGGGTCGGGACCTTCCAGTACGCGGCGGCCTTGGGTGACCCTGGTGTGTTACGGGCCTTGGCCGATCATGCCTCGGCCCGCCATCACCGGTCGGCGGCCGAGGCGGAGAACCCGTACCTGGCGTTGTACTCCGCGGTCGTCCGGGCCCAGGCGGAGTTGGTGGCGGCGTGGATGGGCGTCGGTTTCGTGCACGGCGTGTTGAACACGGACAATGTGGCGATCTCCGGGGAGGGCCTCGACTACGGGCCGTGCGCTTTCATGGACGTCTGCGACCCGGCGACGGTGTTCAGTTCGATCGACCAGGGCGGACGGTATGCCTACGGGAGCCAGCCGGGGGTCACCCAGTGGAATCTGGCCCGGCTCGGAGAGGCGCTGCTCCCGCTGATCGACGAATCCGCTGAGGCTGCCGTGGAATCGGCCACCGAGGTGCTGAAGTCTTTCACCGATTCCTACCGTGACGCCTTCACCGGGGTGATGGCCGCCAAACTGGGGGTGCCTGCGGGGGCCCTGGCCGGGTCCGCCTCGGCGGGGACAGGCCTGGTCGAGGAGACGATTTCCGTGCTGACGACGCACCGGGTGGATTTCACCTCGTTCTTCCGTGGCTTGTGCACGGGTACTGCCCGTGAGCTCTTCGACGACCCGGGGGCGTACGACCGGTGGGCTGCCCGGCGGGATGCGCTGCGTTCCGGCCCGGTCGACGACGAGCAGGTGCAGGCGTCGATGTCACGAGCGAATCCGGTGTACATCCCCCGTAACCATCGGGTGGAGGAGGTCTTGGCGGCAGCGGCCGAGGACGACCTGGCTCCTTTCGAACGGTTGCTGGCAGCGGTGACCCGCCCCTTCGAGGAGCGCCCCGAACTGGTCGATCTGGCGGGGCCAGGACCTGTGGGCGGGCCACCTCATGTCACTTTCTGCGGGACCTGA
- the rpiB gene encoding ribose 5-phosphate isomerase B, producing MKIGIGNDHGAYQLRLAVKAHLEHLGHEVVDFGSDSAERVDYPDYGHAVGRAVVAGEVDLGIVMCGTGIGIGLAANKVPGVRCAIVSEPYSARLARQHNDANMLALGGRVVAPEYATMIVDEFLTAQFEGGRHAQRVALIERT from the coding sequence ATGAAGATCGGAATCGGTAACGACCACGGCGCCTATCAGTTGCGCCTGGCGGTGAAGGCCCATCTGGAGCACCTCGGCCATGAGGTCGTCGACTTCGGGTCGGACTCCGCCGAGCGGGTCGACTACCCGGATTACGGGCACGCCGTGGGCAGGGCTGTCGTCGCCGGTGAGGTCGACCTGGGGATCGTGATGTGCGGCACCGGGATCGGCATCGGACTGGCCGCGAACAAGGTGCCCGGGGTGCGCTGTGCCATCGTGTCGGAACCTTATTCGGCGCGACTGGCCCGCCAGCACAATGACGCGAACATGCTCGCCCTGGGTGGTCGGGTCGTGGCCCCGGAGTACGCCACGATGATCGTCGACGAATTCCTGACCGCCCAGTTCGAGGGCGGACGCCATGCCCAACGGGTGGCCTTGATCGAACGGACCTGA
- a CDS encoding S9 family peptidase, translated as MTASISHDKKNVLPYGEWPSPITAESLTRASCAPAPRADGGDRYILRTSPDTGSTVHLTRLRGKTTEDISPDGFSVVSRVHEYGGGEYAVRDGIILAVERTTQRLWRLDNHPYPLAPQDKEARVRYAAMEIDPDRQIAWAVREDHRDTGEPVNTLVRLRLDGQNPGHGTVPAITCRSGHDDIPQPDFVIDPVLSPDGTHLAWVQWSHPHMPWDAGQVWVARIDDDGDLVDARPVAGQEGAAATEPVWADDTHLAVLDERTGWVNPYLIDLTTGHELCLHPVAEEYGIPAWALRERAMTALPDGRLVAVRWIDGFAQPTLLDPATLTVTDLGPRLALASDLSVGDGRVVMRVAYPDRPGEVISLDPDTGRSDTLWVYGQAIPEGYAPQPRPVQWTGHGGDIAHGFLYLPTHPDVQGPDEEKPPLVVVSHGGPTSATVGSLDVVKAYLTSQGIAVLDVNYGGSTGFGQAYRERLTGRWGVVDVVDCVEGARHLADTAVVDARRLAIKGGSAGGYCTLAALTFHDVFTAGVSFFGVSDLASLAADTHKFESRYTYGLVGPWPEAEAVYAERSPIRHLDGLSCPLLLLQGTEDKVVPPEQARLMADAVRAKGLPVALIEFAGEGHGFREPAHVTRSGEAQISFLAQVWGYTPAGDIEPVVIENLAQVVP; from the coding sequence ATGACGGCATCCATATCTCACGACAAGAAAAATGTTCTTCCCTATGGTGAATGGCCGTCGCCGATCACAGCGGAATCCCTGACCAGGGCCTCCTGCGCGCCGGCGCCCCGGGCCGACGGCGGCGACCGCTACATCCTCCGCACCAGCCCCGACACCGGATCCACCGTCCACCTCACCCGCCTGAGGGGAAAGACCACCGAGGACATCAGCCCCGACGGATTCAGCGTGGTCTCCCGGGTCCACGAATACGGCGGCGGCGAATACGCCGTCCGCGACGGGATCATCCTCGCCGTGGAACGCACCACCCAACGACTCTGGCGACTCGACAACCACCCCTACCCCCTCGCCCCCCAGGACAAAGAAGCCCGAGTCCGCTACGCCGCGATGGAGATCGACCCCGACCGGCAGATCGCCTGGGCCGTCAGGGAAGACCACCGGGACACCGGTGAACCGGTCAACACCCTCGTCCGACTCCGCCTCGACGGGCAGAACCCCGGCCACGGCACCGTCCCGGCCATCACCTGCCGCTCCGGGCACGACGACATCCCACAACCCGACTTCGTGATCGACCCGGTGCTCTCCCCGGACGGAACCCACCTGGCCTGGGTGCAATGGTCACATCCACACATGCCCTGGGACGCCGGACAAGTATGGGTCGCCCGGATCGACGACGACGGCGACCTCGTCGACGCCCGCCCCGTCGCCGGACAAGAAGGTGCCGCAGCCACCGAACCCGTCTGGGCCGATGACACCCACCTGGCGGTCCTCGACGAACGCACCGGCTGGGTCAACCCCTATCTCATCGACCTCACCACAGGACACGAACTCTGCCTCCACCCCGTCGCCGAAGAGTACGGCATACCTGCCTGGGCCCTCCGCGAACGCGCAATGACCGCGCTACCCGACGGACGTCTCGTCGCCGTCCGCTGGATCGACGGATTCGCCCAACCGACCCTCCTCGACCCCGCCACCCTCACCGTCACCGACCTGGGACCACGCCTCGCGCTCGCCAGCGACCTCAGCGTCGGCGACGGTCGGGTCGTCATGCGGGTGGCCTACCCCGATCGGCCCGGCGAAGTCATTTCCCTGGACCCGGACACCGGTCGGTCGGACACCCTGTGGGTCTACGGTCAGGCCATCCCCGAGGGGTATGCGCCGCAGCCCCGGCCGGTGCAGTGGACCGGTCACGGCGGAGACATCGCTCACGGTTTCCTCTATCTGCCCACCCACCCCGACGTTCAAGGGCCGGACGAGGAGAAGCCACCGTTGGTGGTCGTCTCCCACGGCGGACCGACCTCTGCCACCGTCGGATCCTTGGACGTCGTGAAGGCCTATCTGACTTCTCAAGGGATCGCCGTCCTCGACGTGAATTACGGCGGGTCGACCGGATTCGGCCAGGCCTACCGGGAGCGACTCACCGGTCGGTGGGGGGTCGTCGACGTCGTCGACTGCGTCGAAGGAGCCCGTCATCTGGCCGACACCGCAGTGGTCGACGCGCGACGACTTGCGATCAAGGGAGGCTCGGCGGGTGGGTACTGCACCCTGGCCGCGCTGACCTTCCACGACGTGTTCACCGCTGGGGTGTCCTTCTTCGGGGTCTCCGACCTGGCCAGCCTGGCGGCCGACACCCACAAGTTCGAGTCCCGGTACACCTACGGCCTGGTCGGTCCGTGGCCCGAGGCCGAAGCGGTCTATGCCGAGCGTTCCCCGATCCGTCACCTGGACGGGCTGTCCTGTCCTCTGCTCCTCCTCCAGGGCACCGAGGACAAAGTGGTGCCGCCCGAGCAGGCCCGGCTGATGGCCGATGCCGTCCGGGCCAAAGGGCTCCCGGTGGCTCTGATCGAGTTCGCAGGGGAAGGCCACGGTTTCCGTGAACCCGCCCATGTGACCCGCTCAGGGGAAGCTCAGATCAGTTTCCTCGCCCAGGTGTGGGGGTACACCCCTGCCGGGGACATCGAACCGGTCGTGATCGAGAACCTGGCCCAGGTCGTTCCCTGA